In a single window of the Agrobacterium vitis genome:
- a CDS encoding lytic murein transglycosylase produces the protein MAGTAFAQAPQCGGDLTAFLAGVKAEAVANGASAEAADKALAGAQIDQKVLGRDRAQGVFKQTFTEFSTRTVSKGRLDQGKQKLQQYSAVFDRAEKEYGVAPGVIAAFWAMETDFGAVQGDFNTRNALVTLAHDCRRPELFRPQLLALITMVQHGDLDPATNTGAWAGEVGQVQMLPKDIVAFGVDGDGDGHVALKSSSPDAIMTAGKFIQHLGFKRGEPWIQEVTVPDTLPWEKSGFDSGMKAGDWFKLGVKPRDGNTKFADLEGELVLPQGRKGPAFITYPNFGIYLEWNKSFIYTTSAAYFATRLEGAEAYLKGNPEQGLTDVQMKELQTKLKGLGYDVGEIDGILGGGTRDAVQKEQLKRNIPADGWPTPALLAAL, from the coding sequence ATGGCCGGCACGGCCTTTGCCCAGGCACCGCAATGCGGTGGTGATCTCACCGCTTTCCTGGCTGGCGTCAAGGCGGAAGCCGTCGCCAACGGCGCCTCGGCCGAGGCTGCGGACAAGGCGCTGGCCGGTGCGCAGATCGACCAGAAGGTGCTGGGCCGCGACCGCGCCCAGGGCGTGTTCAAGCAGACCTTTACCGAATTTTCCACCCGCACCGTTTCCAAAGGCCGGTTGGACCAGGGAAAGCAGAAATTGCAGCAATATAGCGCGGTCTTCGACCGGGCCGAAAAGGAATACGGCGTTGCCCCCGGCGTGATCGCCGCCTTCTGGGCGATGGAAACGGATTTCGGCGCTGTGCAGGGCGATTTCAACACCCGCAACGCGCTGGTAACGCTGGCGCATGATTGCCGTCGCCCGGAACTGTTTCGCCCGCAATTGCTGGCGCTGATCACCATGGTCCAGCACGGCGATCTCGACCCCGCCACCAATACCGGCGCCTGGGCCGGTGAAGTTGGCCAAGTACAGATGCTCCCCAAGGATATCGTTGCTTTCGGCGTCGATGGCGACGGCGATGGCCATGTGGCGCTGAAATCCAGCTCACCCGATGCGATCATGACGGCAGGCAAATTCATCCAGCATCTCGGCTTCAAGCGTGGCGAACCGTGGATTCAGGAAGTCACCGTGCCGGACACCCTGCCCTGGGAAAAGAGCGGCTTCGATAGCGGCATGAAGGCGGGCGACTGGTTCAAGCTTGGCGTCAAGCCGCGTGACGGCAACACCAAATTTGCCGATCTGGAAGGCGAACTGGTGCTGCCGCAAGGCCGCAAGGGACCGGCCTTCATCACCTATCCCAATTTCGGCATCTATCTGGAATGGAACAAGTCGTTTATCTACACGACCTCTGCCGCCTATTTCGCCACACGTCTCGAAGGTGCCGAGGCTTATCTGAAGGGTAATCCGGAACAGGGATTGACCGATGTGCAGATGAAGGAATTGCAGACCAAGCTGAAGGGCCTCGGCTATGACGTCGGCGAGATCGACGGCATTCTGGGCGGCGGCACCCGCGACGCCGTGCAGAAGGAACAGCTGAAGCGCAACATCCCCGCCGATGGCTGGCCAACGCCAGCACTTCTGGCAGCGCTGTAA
- a CDS encoding orotate phosphoribosyltransferase, giving the protein MRPRYLNSHKLLASPAILRLCSEILHDFVQRTDATYLVGLAMGGCCLAGAISVLSVETARPIPVAMIRDREKTHGYVGLLNHDIGSGQKVCIIDDVISTGASMRRALDILARQDATVVGIAAAIRRGDTGVEALESLGHKVHTIVDLYEAKTELTASPV; this is encoded by the coding sequence ATGCGGCCGCGTTATCTTAACAGTCACAAGCTGCTTGCATCCCCGGCAATTCTTCGGCTGTGCAGCGAAATATTGCATGATTTCGTTCAACGGACGGACGCGACATATCTTGTCGGACTTGCCATGGGCGGGTGTTGTCTTGCCGGCGCAATCAGTGTTTTGAGTGTTGAAACGGCGCGCCCAATTCCTGTGGCAATGATCCGCGACCGCGAAAAGACCCATGGCTATGTCGGATTGCTAAATCATGACATTGGATCGGGCCAGAAGGTCTGTATCATAGATGATGTGATCAGTACCGGCGCATCCATGCGAAGGGCACTTGATATATTGGCACGCCAGGATGCGACGGTGGTTGGCATTGCCGCCGCGATACGGCGCGGCGACACCGGTGTCGAGGCTCTGGAAAGCCTTGGTCATAAGGTCCATACGATTGTTGATCTTTACGAGGCAAAAACGGAGCTAACAGCATCGCCCGTTTAG
- a CDS encoding class II aldolase/adducin family protein encodes MLGSHVQQEIVELMRYADLVSKKGYVCNQLGNIALRSKKQDELAESLILTKHKGISLEEMTRDNIIAIGLESNRLYLGDVLPSIGHALNREIFLCRPDVMAVIHVHADELIAYFSLFYQRRFRFISADAAAILGAPVEIFPPELNVEVDAAQASAAIMRTNTLILANHGITTYGASLSQAYHRLNSMVAEVRRIMMATELAHLASASVNYLNDSEEQELYELAKRI; translated from the coding sequence ATGTTAGGCAGCCATGTTCAACAGGAAATTGTCGAGTTGATGCGCTATGCCGACCTGGTTTCGAAAAAAGGCTATGTCTGTAATCAATTGGGCAACATCGCCCTTCGCTCAAAAAAACAGGACGAACTTGCTGAAAGCCTGATCCTGACGAAACATAAAGGCATTTCACTTGAGGAAATGACCCGTGACAACATCATCGCGATCGGCCTGGAATCCAACAGGCTCTATCTTGGCGATGTGCTTCCAAGCATCGGTCACGCTCTGAACAGGGAAATCTTTCTGTGCCGCCCGGATGTGATGGCGGTCATACATGTTCACGCTGACGAGCTGATTGCCTATTTCTCGCTATTTTATCAACGTCGCTTCCGTTTTATCTCAGCAGATGCGGCGGCCATTCTGGGTGCTCCGGTCGAGATTTTTCCACCGGAACTGAATGTTGAGGTCGATGCTGCCCAGGCCTCGGCGGCAATCATGAGAACAAACACGCTCATCCTTGCCAATCACGGCATTACCACTTACGGCGCCAGTCTCTCTCAGGCTTATCATCGCCTGAATAGCATGGTGGCGGAGGTGCGCCGGATCATGATGGCCACGGAACTTGCCCATCTCGCATCCGCCTCTGTTAACTACCTTAACGACAGCGAGGAGCAGGAATTATACGAATTGGCAAAAAGAATTTGA
- a CDS encoding isochorismatase family protein — MTHSNCALLANCALLVIDAQQSFRHRPYFREEALPAYLERQQALIDGARKAGIPTVQIFHVEETGPFSEVSGFVTTLSPLTITPDAVFRKTRHSALVGTGLDVWLTRNTIRHLIVSGIRTEQCCETTTRHASDLGYSVDFVGEATLTFPMTDEQGREWSAAEIRARTELVLAGRFARIATVEQALTPASLNAAA, encoded by the coding sequence ATGACACATTCCAACTGCGCCCTGCTGGCCAACTGCGCCCTGCTGGTTATCGATGCACAGCAATCCTTTCGCCACCGTCCCTATTTCCGCGAAGAAGCCTTGCCTGCCTATCTGGAGCGCCAACAGGCGCTAATCGATGGCGCCCGGAAGGCGGGCATTCCTACGGTGCAGATCTTTCATGTGGAAGAGACCGGCCCGTTCAGCGAAGTCTCTGGCTTCGTCACCACACTGTCGCCGCTGACGATTACGCCGGACGCGGTGTTTCGCAAGACCCGCCACAGCGCACTGGTCGGCACAGGGCTGGATGTCTGGCTGACCCGCAACACTATCCGCCATCTGATCGTCTCCGGCATTCGCACGGAGCAATGCTGCGAAACCACGACGCGCCATGCATCTGACCTCGGCTACAGCGTCGATTTCGTTGGTGAAGCCACCCTCACCTTCCCGATGACTGACGAGCAGGGTCGTGAATGGAGTGCAGCGGAGATCCGCGCCCGTACCGAACTGGTGCTGGCTGGCCGCTTCGCCCGCATTGCCACGGTCGAGCAGGCGCTTACCCCTGCGTCATTAAACGCAGCGGCATAA
- a CDS encoding class I SAM-dependent methyltransferase — protein sequence MNDARIGQDHSGPNLDRQHASKMDQVYRSQRHIYDLTRKYYLLGRDTAIVGLDLPKNGSLLEVACGTGRNLICTERLYPMSHLYGLDISSEMLVQARRNFRGRPRQPDLRIADASAFTAADFAMTGFDRVLISYALSMIPDWQKAIACSLAALKPGGSLHIVDFGQQEHLPGWFRTGLHAWLARFHVTPRPNLREELVAQTEAAGATLSFSPLYRGYAWHAIIRRPAA from the coding sequence ATGAACGATGCCCGTATCGGTCAGGACCATTCCGGCCCGAACCTGGACCGGCAGCATGCCAGCAAGATGGATCAGGTCTATCGCAGCCAGCGTCATATCTATGACCTGACCCGCAAATATTACCTGCTTGGGCGCGACACCGCCATTGTCGGGTTGGACCTGCCGAAGAATGGCAGCCTGCTGGAAGTGGCCTGCGGCACGGGCCGCAATCTGATCTGCACCGAGCGGCTCTATCCGATGTCGCATCTCTACGGTCTCGACATTTCCAGCGAAATGCTGGTGCAGGCCAGGCGTAATTTTCGCGGTCGCCCCCGTCAGCCGGATCTGCGCATCGCCGACGCTTCGGCGTTCACCGCCGCTGATTTTGCCATGACCGGTTTCGACCGAGTCCTGATCTCCTATGCGCTGTCGATGATCCCTGACTGGCAAAAGGCGATTGCCTGTTCGCTTGCCGCCTTAAAGCCCGGTGGCTCGCTACATATCGTCGATTTTGGCCAGCAGGAACACTTGCCAGGCTGGTTTCGAACAGGCCTGCATGCCTGGCTCGCCCGGTTTCACGTTACGCCAAGGCCCAACCTGCGCGAAGAACTGGTCGCCCAGACTGAAGCCGCAGGCGCAACACTGAGCTTCTCACCACTCTATCGTGGCTATGCTTGGCATGCCATTATCCGCCGCCCGGCGGCCTGA
- a CDS encoding DMT family transporter, whose product MMVSILFAAIAGVLISLSRQLNGRLSLTTTALVASFWNHIVGFAVLTILGLAYGELSRPGVFEAPLYAFFGGALGVIFVASGSWLIARIGATATAILIIAGQMGTGLILDILHGTEMSYSFTGLGLTMILGGVALIQRKETEVK is encoded by the coding sequence ATGATGGTTTCAATCCTTTTTGCCGCAATCGCCGGCGTCCTCATTAGCCTGAGCCGCCAGTTGAATGGCAGACTGAGCCTTACCACCACCGCTCTCGTGGCGTCTTTCTGGAACCATATCGTTGGCTTTGCCGTACTAACTATATTGGGTCTGGCCTATGGCGAACTTTCGCGTCCAGGTGTTTTCGAAGCGCCGCTCTACGCCTTTTTTGGTGGCGCGCTCGGGGTGATCTTCGTGGCATCGGGCAGCTGGCTAATCGCCCGCATCGGGGCAACGGCTACAGCTATTCTAATCATTGCAGGACAGATGGGCACCGGTCTCATTCTCGACATCCTGCACGGCACAGAAATGTCCTACAGCTTCACCGGCCTGGGCCTCACCATGATACTGGGTGGTGTGGCGCTCATACAGCGGAAAGAGACTGAAGTAAAATAG
- the purB gene encoding adenylosuccinate lyase: protein MITEFCHATAISPIDGRYFQKVGDLSRYFSDFALVKTRLKVEIEYFIRLWHAIGHGEQSLSVADTASLRKYHDGFSLEDYEEIQTIERETRHDVKAVEIFLKRRISTLLGSRAAELVHFGLTSQDINDVAIPFLLRLSLADILVPELETLAASIEGLSETLRFVTFIARTHGQPASPSTFGKEFRVFANRLRGELDLLKAIPHYGKFGGATGNLNAHILVYPDIDWVTFGAEFLHDEFGLVKSALTTQINNHEGLARIFDCLSRIAAILQDLSQDVWLYLSLGLLTLRSEKSEVGSSAMPHKVNPISFENAEGNLQMASAIFSFLSRKLLVSRLQRDLTDYTLKRNIGVPMAHLLLSVKNIGEGLSRIIAHEANIASDLERHFVVVAEGIQTILRAEGIPQSYDLVKNLVRGTSIGRAELVHWIEGLTVSEDIKRKLAELSPETYIGNAKCF, encoded by the coding sequence ATGATTACCGAATTCTGCCACGCAACGGCAATCAGCCCCATCGACGGTCGTTATTTTCAAAAGGTCGGAGATCTGAGCCGATATTTTTCAGACTTTGCGTTGGTGAAAACACGTCTGAAGGTCGAAATTGAGTATTTCATTCGTCTATGGCATGCCATTGGACACGGCGAGCAGTCATTGTCAGTTGCTGATACTGCCAGCCTGCGGAAGTACCATGATGGATTTTCTCTCGAAGATTACGAGGAAATTCAGACCATAGAGCGGGAAACTCGGCACGATGTAAAGGCGGTGGAAATTTTCCTGAAGCGGCGTATATCAACGCTGTTGGGAAGCCGGGCGGCTGAGTTGGTCCATTTCGGATTGACCTCTCAGGACATCAACGATGTCGCTATTCCGTTCCTGCTGCGGCTGTCGCTTGCCGATATCCTTGTACCGGAGCTTGAAACGCTTGCCGCTTCGATAGAAGGGCTTTCGGAAACGTTGCGATTCGTGACCTTCATAGCACGGACGCATGGTCAGCCCGCTTCACCAAGTACCTTCGGAAAAGAGTTTCGCGTGTTTGCAAATCGCCTGCGTGGTGAGTTGGATCTGCTCAAAGCTATTCCCCACTATGGCAAATTCGGCGGTGCAACTGGCAATTTGAACGCTCATATTCTTGTTTACCCGGATATTGACTGGGTCACCTTTGGTGCTGAGTTCCTTCACGACGAGTTTGGCCTTGTCAAAAGCGCGCTGACAACCCAGATCAACAACCATGAAGGTCTGGCACGGATCTTTGATTGCCTGTCACGAATCGCCGCGATTTTGCAGGACCTGTCGCAGGATGTCTGGCTCTATCTTTCGCTTGGTTTGCTGACCTTGAGGTCTGAGAAGAGCGAAGTAGGCTCTTCCGCCATGCCACATAAGGTCAACCCAATCAGCTTTGAGAATGCAGAGGGGAACCTTCAGATGGCCTCAGCGATTTTTTCATTTCTGAGCCGTAAGTTGCTGGTGTCTCGGCTTCAGCGCGATCTGACCGATTACACACTGAAGCGCAATATAGGCGTGCCGATGGCGCATCTGTTGCTTTCCGTGAAGAATATCGGCGAGGGGCTGTCACGCATTATCGCCCATGAGGCGAATATCGCGTCCGATCTTGAAAGACATTTTGTCGTGGTTGCGGAAGGTATTCAAACCATCCTTCGTGCAGAGGGCATTCCTCAATCCTACGATCTTGTGAAAAATCTGGTGAGAGGCACGTCAATCGGTCGGGCTGAACTCGTACATTGGATCGAAGGACTTACAGTTTCCGAGGACATTAAACGGAAATTGGCGGAATTGTCTCCTGAAACCTATATCGGAAATGCCAAATGCTTCTAG
- a CDS encoding HAD family hydrolase: protein MLLDFTGGGYCVLDYDDTVMQTRQCKISAIVELGRRMFSRDIARQEIEKHWGIAHTALFETVFSISGSELDAALSQYAAMDSEFPLIPHREAKSALEWLQTKYKLIIVSSCERQLIERQLAASELSTLKPARIYGCFDTKFHKPSGRVFDEMLVEFPDLDKANTVYIGDGIKDMQAARDAGLAFIGVDRAEMETAAILAAGGSVFSSLSQIAERLMRGHDAA from the coding sequence ATGCTTCTAGATTTCACAGGCGGTGGTTACTGTGTCTTAGATTACGACGACACCGTCATGCAGACACGCCAATGCAAGATCTCTGCCATCGTGGAACTCGGTCGCAGAATGTTCAGCCGTGACATTGCGCGACAGGAGATTGAAAAGCACTGGGGAATTGCCCACACAGCGCTTTTCGAAACCGTTTTCTCCATTTCCGGCTCCGAGCTGGACGCCGCCCTTTCGCAGTATGCGGCCATGGATAGCGAGTTTCCCTTGATCCCGCACAGGGAAGCGAAATCCGCCCTCGAATGGTTGCAAACGAAGTATAAGCTCATCATCGTCTCCTCCTGCGAGCGGCAATTGATTGAGCGACAACTCGCTGCAAGTGAGCTTTCCACTCTTAAACCCGCAAGAATTTACGGCTGTTTTGACACCAAGTTTCACAAGCCTTCGGGTAGGGTTTTTGATGAAATGCTTGTCGAGTTTCCTGATCTCGATAAAGCCAACACAGTCTACATTGGTGATGGCATCAAGGACATGCAGGCCGCACGCGATGCAGGCCTTGCGTTTATCGGTGTGGATCGCGCGGAAATGGAGACGGCTGCGATTCTAGCCGCGGGAGGAAGCGTCTTCTCATCCTTGTCGCAGATCGCTGAACGGTTAATGCGAGGGCATGATGCTGCGTGA
- a CDS encoding glycoside hydrolase family 25 protein, with product MRSLVLALIPVCLAMASCTSTSYDFMETGSIQPKFQDKDPQDFGINSPHRHQVHGIDVSKWNGNINWMQVRQSGVSFAFIKATEGKDVIDPKFADYWQQANAAGLPHAPYHFYYFCSSADEQADWFIANVPKASMDMPPVLDVEWNHTSKTCTKRPPADVVRSEMKRFMDRLEAYYGKRPIIYTSVDFHKDNLQGAFQDHYFWVRAVAKHPSEIYPDRRWAFWQYTSTGVIPGIKGDTDINVFAGTQQNWRKWVQAVSMPTQQTAAN from the coding sequence ATGCGGTCGCTGGTCCTGGCACTTATTCCGGTTTGTTTGGCGATGGCGTCCTGCACCTCGACGAGCTACGACTTCATGGAAACCGGCTCGATCCAGCCGAAATTCCAGGACAAGGACCCGCAGGATTTCGGCATCAATTCCCCGCATCGCCATCAGGTCCACGGCATCGACGTGTCGAAATGGAACGGTAATATCAACTGGATGCAGGTGCGCCAGTCCGGGGTCTCCTTCGCCTTCATCAAGGCCACCGAAGGCAAGGATGTGATCGATCCGAAATTTGCCGATTACTGGCAGCAGGCCAATGCCGCTGGCCTGCCGCATGCGCCCTATCATTTCTACTATTTCTGCTCCAGCGCCGACGAACAGGCCGACTGGTTCATCGCTAATGTGCCGAAAGCCTCGATGGACATGCCGCCTGTTCTGGATGTCGAGTGGAACCATACCTCCAAGACCTGCACCAAGCGGCCCCCGGCCGATGTGGTGCGCAGCGAGATGAAGCGCTTCATGGACCGGTTGGAAGCCTATTATGGCAAGCGTCCGATCATCTATACATCGGTCGATTTCCATAAGGACAATTTGCAAGGCGCGTTCCAGGATCATTATTTCTGGGTCCGGGCCGTCGCCAAACACCCCTCGGAAATCTATCCGGACCGCCGCTGGGCCTTCTGGCAATATACCTCGACCGGCGTCATCCCCGGCATCAAGGGCGATACCGACATCAACGTCTTTGCCGGCACCCAGCAGAACTGGCGCAAATGGGTACAGGCCGTCTCAATGCCCACCCAGCAGACCGCCGCAAACTGA
- a CDS encoding DMT family transporter has protein sequence MAVNPKILSLTAALGSGGLLAVMAHLNGVLTMHGGAVLASWIAHGSGTITALVFMLVFAAFGRKEQLKVTSQAPAWAYLGGVSGSATVILISLAVNSPIALSGTIALTLVGQGLFSLAADWWGLFGLSARRVAFRDVAAMILIVAGSCLMVFYGK, from the coding sequence GTGGCCGTGAATCCGAAAATCCTATCCCTCACCGCCGCCCTTGGCTCGGGTGGCCTTTTGGCCGTGATGGCGCATTTGAATGGTGTGCTGACAATGCACGGCGGTGCCGTGCTCGCATCCTGGATTGCCCATGGCAGCGGCACAATAACAGCACTGGTGTTTATGCTCGTGTTCGCCGCCTTTGGCCGGAAAGAACAACTCAAAGTCACCTCGCAGGCTCCGGCATGGGCTTACCTTGGCGGCGTATCCGGATCTGCCACGGTTATTCTCATCAGCCTTGCAGTAAACTCACCCATCGCGCTTTCGGGAACGATTGCCCTAACGCTTGTAGGACAAGGGCTTTTCAGCCTCGCCGCAGACTGGTGGGGATTGTTTGGCTTGTCAGCGCGGCGGGTGGCGTTCCGGGACGTGGCAGCCATGATCCTGATTGTCGCTGGCAGTTGCCTCATGGTTTTCTATGGAAAATAA
- a CDS encoding GlxA family transcriptional regulator translates to MKEQIQPPRLIDMIVVVPPCALLLDLAGPMEVLRKANLEQQAVQFAVRYVGPSATVTSSIGIELAGIGPLPETVPDGAVIVVPGNASQPLGATDAAHLPEDLAQEAAIVAWLRRVVRPGIKLVAVCSGAMLAARAGLLEGYACTTHHAATADLQRLAPTARVLENRLYVEDRDRLTTAGITAGIDMMLALVAQEAGHATALSAARYLVVYLRRAGGDPQLSPWLEGRNHLHPAIHKVQDAVSADPARDWTVASMASIAATSARTLSRLFNDQTGMSVSDYVNRVRVALAHQLVTGSRLDMETVAERAGFASTRHMRRAWRKLHGGTPTALRNS, encoded by the coding sequence ATGAAGGAGCAGATCCAGCCACCGCGCCTGATCGACATGATCGTCGTCGTGCCGCCGTGTGCATTGCTGCTGGATCTCGCCGGACCGATGGAAGTGCTGCGCAAAGCCAATCTCGAACAGCAAGCCGTGCAGTTTGCTGTTCGCTATGTCGGCCCATCCGCGACCGTCACCAGCTCGATCGGAATCGAACTTGCCGGGATTGGCCCGCTGCCAGAAACCGTGCCTGATGGTGCGGTGATCGTTGTCCCCGGCAATGCCAGCCAGCCACTTGGCGCCACGGACGCTGCACACCTTCCCGAGGATCTGGCGCAGGAAGCGGCAATTGTCGCCTGGCTGCGGCGCGTGGTCCGGCCCGGCATCAAGCTCGTGGCGGTTTGCTCAGGCGCCATGCTGGCGGCGCGCGCTGGCTTGCTGGAAGGCTATGCCTGCACCACCCATCATGCGGCAACCGCCGATCTGCAACGGCTGGCCCCAACAGCACGGGTGCTGGAAAACCGCCTCTATGTCGAGGACCGGGATCGGCTGACCACAGCCGGTATTACCGCCGGGATCGACATGATGCTGGCGCTGGTGGCGCAAGAGGCAGGCCATGCAACAGCACTCAGCGCCGCCCGCTATCTTGTCGTCTATCTGCGGCGGGCGGGCGGCGATCCGCAGCTTTCCCCCTGGCTGGAAGGACGCAACCACCTGCACCCCGCTATTCACAAGGTTCAGGATGCCGTTTCAGCCGATCCTGCCCGGGACTGGACGGTGGCCAGCATGGCCTCAATCGCCGCCACCAGTGCCCGCACGCTTTCCCGGTTGTTCAACGACCAGACGGGGATGAGCGTCAGCGATTACGTCAACCGCGTCCGGGTGGCGCTGGCGCACCAACTGGTGACAGGATCGCGGCTGGATATGGAAACGGTGGCGGAACGTGCAGGCTTTGCCTCCACCCGGCACATGCGCCGAGCCTGG
- a CDS encoding DUF3419 family protein produces the protein MTELVPDAGFRKNQKLKSALLQHNALSRKGLSERLFGLLFSGLVYPQIWEDPDVDMQAMQLGAGHRVVTIGSGGCNMLAYLSREPDSIDVVDLNPHHIALNKLKLAAFRHLPDHTAVVRLLGTDNARSNAAMVEQYVAPHLDATTRRYWSRRTLTGRRRIRVFNGNFYRTGLLGRFITATHLLARLHGVKLEEITQCRTLREQRQFFETRIAPLFEKPVIRWLTNRKSSLFGLGIPPQQYDELASVSETGTIAPVLKGRLEKLACHFSLRDNYFAWQAFARRYPKSHEGALPDYLRADYYRTIRTSVDRVNVHHASYTELLSTKPAGSVDRFILLDAQDWMTDEQLNDLWTEITRTAAKDARVIFRTAAEKSVIEGRISPALADQWSYLKELSVHFNALDRSAIYGGFHIYEKTA, from the coding sequence ATGACAGAACTTGTTCCAGATGCCGGATTCCGCAAAAACCAGAAGCTGAAATCGGCGCTGCTTCAACATAATGCGCTGTCACGCAAGGGCCTGTCGGAGCGGTTGTTCGGCCTGCTGTTTTCCGGCCTCGTCTATCCGCAGATCTGGGAAGACCCGGATGTCGACATGCAGGCCATGCAGCTTGGCGCTGGCCACCGCGTCGTCACCATCGGCTCCGGTGGCTGCAACATGCTGGCTTATCTTTCGCGGGAGCCTGATAGTATCGACGTCGTCGATCTCAATCCGCATCACATCGCCCTCAACAAGCTGAAGCTGGCTGCCTTCCGGCATCTGCCCGATCACACCGCCGTGGTGCGCCTGCTGGGCACCGATAATGCCCGCAGCAATGCCGCCATGGTCGAGCAATATGTGGCACCGCATCTGGACGCCACCACGCGGCGCTACTGGAGCCGCCGCACCCTGACCGGGCGCCGTCGCATCCGGGTGTTCAACGGCAATTTCTACCGCACCGGCCTGCTGGGCCGCTTCATCACCGCCACGCATCTTCTGGCCCGCCTGCACGGCGTCAAGCTGGAAGAAATCACCCAGTGCCGGACCCTGCGCGAACAGCGGCAGTTTTTCGAGACCCGTATCGCGCCGCTGTTTGAAAAGCCTGTTATCCGCTGGCTGACCAACCGTAAAAGCTCGCTGTTCGGCCTCGGCATTCCGCCGCAGCAATATGACGAACTGGCCAGCGTCTCGGAAACCGGCACCATTGCACCGGTGCTGAAAGGCCGGCTGGAAAAGCTCGCCTGTCACTTCTCACTGCGGGATAATTATTTTGCCTGGCAGGCATTCGCCCGCCGCTATCCGAAATCCCATGAGGGCGCATTGCCGGATTATCTGCGGGCCGATTATTACCGCACGATCCGCACCAGCGTCGACCGCGTCAATGTCCATCATGCCAGCTATACCGAACTGCTCTCCACCAAGCCCGCGGGCAGTGTCGACCGGTTCATTCTGCTCGATGCCCAGGACTGGATGACCGACGAGCAGTTGAACGATCTCTGGACCGAAATCACCCGCACCGCCGCCAAGGATGCTCGGGTTATTTTCCGGACCGCTGCCGAAAAAAGCGTGATCGAAGGCCGGATTTCCCCGGCGCTTGCCGATCAATGGTCCTATCTGAAAGAGTTGTCCGTGCATTTCAACGCGCTCGACCGCTCGGCAATTTACGGTGGCTTCCATATCTATGAGAAGACGGCATGA